The Lewinellaceae bacterium DNA window AAGCTCCACTGATCAGATTCCGGCCTCCGGTTGAGGCGTTCGTCATCATGAACTTGCCAGGTGAGTAATTCGGTTTGGTTTTGAATTAATTGTTCGGCATGGCTGAGGAGATCATTGGCAGGGGTCATACGCGGCAATTGGTTAGGAAGATAAGCAAAAAGCCAGTAATTTCTTACCGTAGAGTGTAACAGAGCCTCAATGATAATAACGATTTATAATGGCTCTGCGTTGTATTTCCCGGGCATTCAGACATCCCTTATCTTAGCGTTATGGCACTGATCTTACTTCCTGTTCCGATTGGGGTGGCGGATCCGGCATGGATGCCTCCGGTGGTGATCGAATACTACCGGACCCTGGATTATTTTATCGTCGAGCAGGTGCGTACCGCCCGCCGGACCCTGAAAGCTTTTGATCCGGACATTGATATCGACCGGATCACCTTTTTTGAACTGGACAAGCACCAGCGCCAGGATCCCATGCTGTTGCTGGCTCCTGCCCGGGCCGGTCACGACATCGGCCTGATGAGCGAGTCGGGGTTGCCGGGTGTGGCGGACCCGGGTGGATTTATAGTGGCGGCGGCACACCGGATGGGGATACAGGTTATGCCTTTACCCGGTCCTTCATCACTGATGCTGGCGATGATGGGCTCCGGGATGAATGGTCAGGATTTTCGTTTCCATGGTTATCTTCCTGCCAAGAGACCTGCATTACTCCAGGCTATCCAGAGCCTGGCCAGGGAGACTGACCGCCATCAAACTGCACATCTGTTTATCGAGGCGCCATATCGCAATGTGGCACTGTACCAGGCATTCCTGGAGGGTTTATCAGCAACGACCGGACTTTGCCTGGCTGTCAATCTGGGCTTACCCGGAGGGTGGGTGCGCTCGCAGCCCGTTCAGGCATGGAAGAACGAGACCCATCCGGACTTACACAAACAACTGTGTGTATTCGTGATAGGGAAGCTGTTGTAATCTTAATAAGGACAAATCAGCAGGCGAGACAGGTATCCTTGCTGGTTATTGCCTATGCGCCATACGCTGATTCCCCCGGGGATGTCCCGGATTTCAAGGTTTTGTGGTCCCGGTGGGAGGAATTTCTCAAAATATTTTTGGCCGTTTATCCCAATGCATTCCAACTTTACAGGACCTGCAAAGTCAGACCTGATCCGGACGATCCGGTTTGAATGAACTGGATTCGGACTTACCGTGAACTGCCCTGCAGGTCCATTTTCCAGAATACGGGAAGAAGAAACATCCGACCTGAAGATCCGCAAATGCCGCCAATAACCTCGATAGGCAAAAGCACCTCCGAAATCGGAATTGGAGAGATTGTAATCAAAGCCGCCGTCCTCGAGGGTCCCGGATACCGTGTCGACCGCGGCACCATCCAGGAAAAACCATGTCGTAGCCCGGGTTCTGCTGTGGTATATAAAAAGCTGGTGCCATACATCAACATCCGGCGAAACCGGAATATTCGATATTATCGAGCCGTTGTTTAGATTGACGTAATAATAATCCATCCCGGTAAATTGATTATAACTGGTACCGATACTCAAATACCGGTAGCTCAAACCCAAAACTACAATGGGATGGAAGATCTGATCCAGGGTGTCCAGCTTAAATTCCAATGAAATGCCGAACGATGTATCGGCCAGTTCCGGGATGGTCAGGGACCGGATTAAGGAACTATCATAGGACGTTTGGTTGAAACCGCTAAATCCACCAAATGAATAAATGCCATCAGCTCCGGCAAATGGAGCATTTTCGGCAATCAGGTCTTCAACATGCTGAAGAGAATCCTCCAGTGAGTTGATCAAAGGGAAATGAACCACCTCGACCAGTGGTATGGCCTGAGCGCTTAAGCCATTTATTATTCCGATGTACAGGATAGGAAGTATCAGGTAATTCAGCCGTTTCATTGTTTGAATTGTTTGAGATCTAGTATAAAATAGATGATTTCGCTTAATTCTCCAAGAACAACACACAGTCCATCAACCGCATACGCTTTCAATTAATGTTTACATTTGTAAGTGTACTATAAATCTCAATCCGATCTATGAAATGGTTTGTCCTCGCGGTCTCGCTGACCGGTTTCACCTCTATGTTTGCTCAGGAAGCACCTTATTTCGCTGAATTCCCGGCTCCGAGCCCGGATGGCACGTATCTGGTGTTCAGTTATCAGGATGATCTCTGGAAAATTCCTGTCCATGGTGGAGAAGCGGTCCGGCTTACCGCTATCCCCGGCAAGGAGACCCGGCCACGTATTTCCCCCGACGGTAAATGGATCGCTTTTTCCGCCAGCCCCACCGGTAATGATGACATCTATGTAATGCCGGCCTCCGGCGGCGACATCAAGCAGCTGACTTTTCATACCGCTGCCGATCAGATGGAGTCCTGGTCGTGGGATAACACCGAAATCTATTTCACTTCTTCCCGGAGCAACCGCATCACAGCCTATAAGGTGGCACTGAAGGGCGGTACTCCCGAACGGCTGTATGCCAATTATTTCAACACCATTCACAACATTTGTTTTCACCCCAAGACGGGAGCCATGTGGTTCAATGAGAGCTGGGAATCCAGTGCCTTTGAACACCGGAAAGGTTATAAAGGAGCACATAATCCGGATCTGAAATCCTATCAACCAGATACCAGGACCTATCAGGAGCACACCGATTGGGAGGGCAAGGATTTTGGAACGACCATAGACCGGAATGGAGCGGTCTACTTCGTCAGCGACCGGGATAATGGAGAATACAACATCTACCAGTTGCAAGCCAATGATGCGGTGAAACGGTTAACCCGGGATGGCAGCTCCTGGTACCACATTCAGGTCAGCGCCAATGGACAGGTCATTGCCGGTGAGAAAGATTACCAGCTTTGGATCTACGATGTAGCTTCCGGTCGCGCACGCAAGCTTACTTTTAATCTGCCCCAATACTCCGAATTGGATCAGCCACAGGATTTTAAAGTCCAGAACCGGATCAGTGACTTCGATGTTTCCCCGGATAATAAGAAAATTGCCTTTGTGTCCCGTGGTGAGCTGTTCGTGTCGGATAATAAAGGAAAATTTGTGGGCCAGCTCAAAACGGCTGTGGATGGCCGGGTTTCCGAAGTGCATTGGTTGAAAGACAACCTGACCATCCTGTTCAACCAAACGGTGGCCGGCTATCAGAATTGGTTTACCCTACCTGCAGATGGATCGACGCAAGCCACGCAGATTACCCGTGATGTCAATAACAACCAGACGCTGACCTTTAACAGTGATCGGACGAAAGCTGTTTATTTTTCCGGAAGGGATGAACTCCGTGAGCTGGACCTGACGACCATGAAATCAACCTTGTTAGTCCGCGATGAATTCTGGGAATTGTATCAGAGCCCCGCCCACTATAGTCCGGATGATCAATGGATTCTATTTGAAGCCTACCGGAACTTCGAACGCGACCTCTTCGTATATCATGTGTCGGATAAATCGGTCCGTAACCTGACGAATACCGCAGTCACCGAAACCGGCGGCCACTGGAGCCCTGATGGCAAATACATTTATTATTACGGAAACCCATTTAAGCCGGCCTATCCGTATGGGCTCGATGATCCGGATCTGTTCCGCATGCCGCTGGTGAAAATACAAGAACCCTTTTCTTCCGATAAGAACCGCGACCTGTTCCTTCCTGATTCCTTGCAAAAGAAGGATACCGGAAAGCCGGTGGTTGTCATTGACAATGTGGATCTGATGGAGCGGATAGAGTCGATAGGCCCCACATTTGGCAGCCAGACCTCACCCCTGGTTTTCCAAGATAAGGACAAGACGACCATATTATTTATTTCCAATCAAAGCGAAGGGGACGCTTCCATCTGGAAAATGGTGATGGAGCCATTTGAAAAGACCAAAACGGAAAAAATTGATGGGGCAAATACATTTGGTCTGGATGTCCGGCGGGTAAAGGACGATTATTATGCTTTGATTCGCGGCAATTTGTTCACCCTGGATTTAGGAGGCAATAAGACTAAAAAACTGGATATCGATTATACCTTCCAGCGCAATCTGGCCGGTGAATTCCGTCAGATGTTTTTTGAAACCTGGGCCAACCTGGAACAGAATTACTACGATGAAAACTTTCATGGGAAAGATTGGCCGGGACTGCGCGATAAATATGCTGCTTTTTTACCATATGTTAATACACGCGGTGATTTACGGCGGCTGATCAATGACCTTCTGGGGGAATTGAACACCTCCCATTTTGGCTTCAGCAGTTTTGGCGACGAAGAAGATACTTATTACGAGACTTCCACGATGGCGACCGGCATTGAATTTTCACAGACAGATCCCTATGTAGTGGAACGGATAGTCAGGAACAGCCCGGCCGATGGATTGGCTGCACCCTTGCAGTCCGGAGATCGGTTAATCGCCATCGACGGCAATGCCATTAATGCATCACATAACCGGGAATCGTATTTCGTCAGGCCTTCCCTCCCGGATGAATGCTCCCTGACTTTCCTTCGCGGCCACGATACCA harbors:
- a CDS encoding SAM-dependent methyltransferase — protein: MALILLPVPIGVADPAWMPPVVIEYYRTLDYFIVEQVRTARRTLKAFDPDIDIDRITFFELDKHQRQDPMLLLAPARAGHDIGLMSESGLPGVADPGGFIVAAAHRMGIQVMPLPGPSSLMLAMMGSGMNGQDFRFHGYLPAKRPALLQAIQSLARETDRHQTAHLFIEAPYRNVALYQAFLEGLSATTGLCLAVNLGLPGGWVRSQPVQAWKNETHPDLHKQLCVFVIGKLL
- a CDS encoding PD40 domain-containing protein, with translation MKWFVLAVSLTGFTSMFAQEAPYFAEFPAPSPDGTYLVFSYQDDLWKIPVHGGEAVRLTAIPGKETRPRISPDGKWIAFSASPTGNDDIYVMPASGGDIKQLTFHTAADQMESWSWDNTEIYFTSSRSNRITAYKVALKGGTPERLYANYFNTIHNICFHPKTGAMWFNESWESSAFEHRKGYKGAHNPDLKSYQPDTRTYQEHTDWEGKDFGTTIDRNGAVYFVSDRDNGEYNIYQLQANDAVKRLTRDGSSWYHIQVSANGQVIAGEKDYQLWIYDVASGRARKLTFNLPQYSELDQPQDFKVQNRISDFDVSPDNKKIAFVSRGELFVSDNKGKFVGQLKTAVDGRVSEVHWLKDNLTILFNQTVAGYQNWFTLPADGSTQATQITRDVNNNQTLTFNSDRTKAVYFSGRDELRELDLTTMKSTLLVRDEFWELYQSPAHYSPDDQWILFEAYRNFERDLFVYHVSDKSVRNLTNTAVTETGGHWSPDGKYIYYYGNPFKPAYPYGLDDPDLFRMPLVKIQEPFSSDKNRDLFLPDSLQKKDTGKPVVVIDNVDLMERIESIGPTFGSQTSPLVFQDKDKTTILFISNQSEGDASIWKMVMEPFEKTKTEKIDGANTFGLDVRRVKDDYYALIRGNLFTLDLGGNKTKKLDIDYTFQRNLAGEFRQMFFETWANLEQNYYDENFHGKDWPGLRDKYAAFLPYVNTRGDLRRLINDLLGELNTSHFGFSSFGDEEDTYYETSTMATGIEFSQTDPYVVERIVRNSPADGLAAPLQSGDRLIAIDGNAINASHNRESYFVRPSLPDECSLTFLRGHDTIQVKLDPVNYFSIRNELYDEWIDNNQHRVDLQSNKRIAYVYMKNMGGGELEKFMKDMVSEGAHRDALILDLRYNTGGNVHDDVLRFLSQKPYLQWKYRGGQLTQQSNFAPAAKPMVLLVNQQSLSDAEMTSAGFKQLGLGKIIGTETYRWIIFTSGKGLVDGSFYRLPSWGCYTLDGKDLEKTGVAPDIYVRNTFADRVEGKDPQLDRAIEEVMKQLGN